A window from Nitrospirota bacterium encodes these proteins:
- a CDS encoding OmpA family protein: MMGSPMKTAAVAAMGFILLVGQGCGTKWLQSDGETGAGTAQKGGSGGALSGFSKNPSEERLGKGGDIASLSSSGGISARQRAEITKEEKAAIEAGLLDVFFGYDQWTLSDAGMEALNHDAQWLKDHPNAVMKVEGHADERGTADYNLVLGDKRAKTARSYLIESGVGPKQLAIVSYGKARPFCMETSESCYQQNRRGHVLLNLKK; encoded by the coding sequence ATGATGGGAAGTCCAATGAAAACAGCTGCCGTGGCAGCAATGGGGTTCATCCTGCTGGTGGGTCAGGGTTGTGGCACGAAATGGCTGCAATCTGATGGAGAGACGGGGGCGGGCACCGCGCAAAAAGGTGGTTCAGGGGGAGCACTCAGTGGTTTCTCCAAGAATCCCTCGGAAGAGCGCCTGGGGAAGGGCGGCGATATTGCCTCGCTCTCCTCTTCAGGTGGGATAAGCGCCCGTCAGCGTGCGGAAATAACCAAAGAAGAAAAAGCAGCCATCGAAGCCGGCTTACTCGATGTGTTCTTCGGATATGATCAGTGGACCCTTTCAGATGCTGGAATGGAGGCCTTGAATCACGATGCACAGTGGCTGAAAGATCATCCTAATGCGGTGATGAAGGTTGAGGGGCATGCCGACGAACGGGGCACGGCCGACTACAACCTCGTCTTAGGGGATAAGCGAGCCAAGACCGCGCGTAGCTATCTGATTGAGTCGGGTGTGGGCCCGAAGCAGCTGGCGATCGTGTCGTACGGCAAGGCGCGTCCTTTCTGCATGGAAACTTCTGAGTCCTGCTATCAGCAGAACCGTCGGGGACATGTCCTGTTGAATCTAAAGAAATAA
- a CDS encoding PilZ domain-containing protein, giving the protein MALMKKQRDSTKRNSHPHMVKEQSHRENRQQPRFTSQFRSTFSGEQREGQGRTLDLSSGGCMIETDQPVVTGATFECRIYVPGLDWPLRIDEAQVRWVKAGTFGVQFTKIQPDEAVKLERVIASLNEELNA; this is encoded by the coding sequence ATGGCTCTCATGAAAAAACAGCGGGATTCAACGAAGAGAAATTCTCATCCGCACATGGTCAAAGAGCAGTCTCATAGAGAGAATCGACAACAGCCACGGTTTACCTCGCAGTTTAGAAGCACCTTTTCAGGCGAGCAACGGGAAGGCCAAGGCCGGACGCTGGATCTCTCCTCCGGCGGCTGTATGATCGAAACAGATCAGCCGGTTGTCACGGGAGCTACATTTGAATGCCGCATCTATGTTCCCGGGCTTGATTGGCCTTTGCGGATCGACGAAGCTCAAGTGCGATGGGTGAAGGCCGGGACATTTGGAGTCCAGTTTACGAAGATCCAGCCAGACGAAGCAGTAAAACTCGAGCGAGTCATTGCCAGTCTCAACGAAGAACTGAACGCGTAG